CCCCACATGTAAATGTTACAAcccctacatgtaaatgtcacatCCCCTACATGTTAATGCTACATCCCCCACATGTAAATGTTACAtcccctacatgtaaatgtcacatCCCCCACATGTAAATGCTACATCCCCCACATGTAAATGTTACAAcccctacatgtaaatgtcaaatcccctacatgttaatgttacatccccacatgtaaatgttacatcccctacatgtaaatgtcacatcccccacatgttaatgttacatccccatgtgtaaatgtcacatcccctacatgtaaatgtcacatcccctacatgttaatgttacatcCCCATGTGTAAATGTCACATCCCCTACATGCAAATGTCACTCACACACACCCCCACATGTAAATGTCACTCACAtcccctacatgtaaatgtcactcacacccccccccccacatgtaaatgtcacatcccctatatgtaaatgtcacatcccctacatgtaaatgtcactCACATCCCCCACATGTAAATGTTACAAcccctacatgtaaatgtcaaatcccctacatgttaatgttacatccccacatgtaaatgttacatcccctacatgtaaatgtcacatcccctacatgttaatgttacatcCCCATGTGTAAATGTCACATCCCCCACATGTAAATGCTACATCCCCCACATGTAAATGTTACAAcccctacatgtaaatgtcacatCCCCCACATGTAAATGCTACATCCCCCACATGTAAATGTTACAAcccctacatgtaaatgtcaaatcccctacatgttaatgttacatccccacatgtaaatgttacatcccctacatgtaaatgtcacatcccctacatgttaatgttacatcCCCATGTGTAAATGTAACAtcccctacatgtaaatgtcacatcccctacatgtaaatgtcactCACATCCCCCACATGTAAATGTCACATCCCCTATATGTAAATGCTACATCCCCCACATGTAAATGTTACAACCCCtacatgttaatgttacatcccctacatgtaaatgttacaacccctacatgtaaatgttacatcccctacatgtaaatgttacatcccctacatgtaaatgttacatcccctacatgtaaatgttacatcccctacatgtaaatgttacatcccctacatgtaaatgttacatcccctacatgtaaatgttacatCCCCTGCATGTAAATGTCACATCCCCTGCATGTAAATGTTACATCCCCATGTGTAAATGTCACATCCCCAATATGTAAATGTTACAtcccctacatgtaaatgttacatcccctacatgtaaatgttacatcccctacatgtaaatgttacatcccctacatgtaaatgttacatcccctacatgtaaatgttacatcccctacatgtaaatgtcacatCCCCTGCATGTAAATGTTACATCCCCATGTGTAAATGTCACATCCCCAATATGTAAATGTTACAtcccctacatgtaaatgttacatcccctacatgtaaatgttacatcccctacatgtaaatgttacatcccctacatgtaaatgttacatCCCCTACATGCAAATGTTACAtcccctacatgtaaatgttacatCCCCTGCATGTAAATGCCACAtcccctacatgtaaatgtcacatcccctacatgttaatgttacatcCCCATGTGTAAATGTCACATCCCCAATATGTAAATGTTACATCCCCTGCATGTAAATGTCACAtcccctacatgtaaatgtcacatcccctacatgtaaatgttacatCCCCTACATGCAAATGTCACAtcccctacatgtaaatgtcacatcccctacatgttaatgttacatcCCCATGTGTAAATGTAACAtcccctacatgtaaatgtcacatcccccacatgtaaatgtcacatcccctacatgtaaatgttacatcccctacatgtaaatgtcaaatcccctacatgtaaatgtaacatcccctacatgtaaatgtcacatcccccacatgtaaatgtcacattccctacatgtaaatgttacatcccctacatgtaaatgtcaaatcccctacatgtaaatatcacatcccctacatgtaaatgttacatCCCCTACATGTTAATGTCACATCCCCTACATGTTAATGTCACATCCCCCACATGTAAATGCTACATCCCCtgcatgtaaatgtcaaatcccctacatgtaaatgtcaaatcccctacatgtaaatgtcacatcccctacatgtaaatgtcacatcccctacatgtaaatgttacatcccctacatgttaatgttacatcccctacatgttaatgttacatcccctacatgtaaatgtcaaatcccctacatgtaaatgtcaaatcccctacatgtaaatgtcacatcccctacatgttaatgttacatcccctacatgttaatgttacatcccctacatgtaaatgtcaaatcccctacatgtaaatgtcaaatcccctacatgtaaatgtcacatcccctacatgtaaatgtcacatcccctacatgtaaatgttacatcccctacatgttaatgttacatcccctacatgttaatgttacatcccctacatgtaaatgtcactcacacccccccccacacatgtaaatgtcacatcccctacatgtaaatgtcacatcccctacatgttaatgttacatcccctacatgttaatgttacatcCCCATGTGTAAATGTAACAtcccctacatgtaaatgtcacatcccccacatgtaaatgtcacatcccctacatgtaaatgttacatcccctacatgtaaatgtcaaatcccctacatgtaaatgtcacatcccctacatgtaaatgtcacatcccctacatgtaaatgttacatcccctacatgttaatgttacatcccctacatgttaatgttacatcccctacatgtaaatgtcaaatcccctacatgtaaatgtcaaatcccctacatgtaaatgtcacatcccctacatgttaatgttacatcccctacatgttaatgttacatcccctacatgtaaatgtcaaatcccctacatgtaaatgtcaaatcccctacatgtaaatgtcacatcccctacatgtaaatgtcacatcccctacatgtaaatgttacatcccctacatgttaatgttacatcccctacatgttaatgttacatcccctacatgtaaatgtcactcacacccccccccacacatgtaaatgtcacatcccctacatgtaaatgtcacatcccctacatgttaatgttacatcccctacatgttaatgttacatcccctacatgtaaatgtcaaatcccctacatgtaaatgtcaaatcccctacatgtaaatgtcacatcccctacatgtaaatgtcacatcccctacatgttaatgttacatcccctacatgtaaatgtcaaatccCCTACATGTTAATGTCACATCCCCTACATGTTAATGTCACATCCCCtacatgttaatgttacatcccctacatgttaatgttacatcccctacatgtaaatgtcaaatcccctacatgtaaatgtcacatcccctacatgtaaatgtcaaatcccctacatgtaaatgtcacatcccctacatgtaaatgtcacatcccctacatgttaatgttacatcccctacatgttaatgttacatcccctacatgtaaatgtcaaatccCCTACATGTTAATGTCACATCCCCTACATGTTAATGTCACATCCCCtacatgttaatgttacatcccctacatgttaatgttacatcccctacatgtaaatgtcaaatcccctacatgtaaatgtcacatcccctacatgtaaatgtcaaatcccctacatgtaaatgtcacatcccctacatgtaaatgtcacatcccctacatgttaatgttacatcccctacatgttaatgttacatcccctacatgtaaatgtcaaatcccctacatgtaaatgtcacatcccctacatgtaaatgtcacatcccctacatgtaaatgttacatCCCCTACATGTTAATGTCACATCCCCcacatgttaatgttacatcccctacatgtaaatgtcaaatcccctacatgtaaatgtcacatCCCCTACATGTTAATGTCACATCCCCcacatgttaatgttacatcccctacatgtaaatgtcaaatcccctacatgttaatgttacatcccctacatgtaaatgttacatcccctacatgtaaatgtcacatCCCCTACATTTACTGCTTTGAATGGACAGATAAGCTAACATTCATGAAAATATGTATCGTATTTTCCCCCCCAATTTCTTACCGTCATCATGACTTTGTAATATGAGAAGATGATCACGACAATAGGTAGGAATAAACTCCACACTGTAATGGCGACGTTATAGCTGGCCGAGTTCAGCTCATTCGAGTCCCATTCCACGGCACACGATGTCCTAGCAGGCTCATACGTGTATTTTCCCCATCCGAAATGTGGAAAAGAAGCCCAACAGAAACCCTGGAACCAGATCACCAGTACCACGGCCACAGCCACCCGGGTTGTGATATTTTTGGAATGCAGAGGTTTGGCAATCACGATGTACCTATCATAAGCAATACCAGCGTGCGTGTACAAATTTGTCAGCCCCATCAAGTACAACCAAAAACCTTCAAAAGTACACACACCGTCTCCCCAGAAGTAATGACGGTTGAAATTGGCCGTCATCGAAATGAAAGCGGCACCGCTCATTCCCAAATCCCCAACCAAAAGagaaatcacaaatatgttTGTTGGAGTTTGTAACTGTTTGTTTTTCGCGAAAACCACTAAACTTGTCATGTTCATGAAAGGTCCGAACGTCACGACGAAGAGCAGGCCCGTCCCTATCACGTAGTACTGAGGAATGGGGATCAGATATCTCGGTGCTACATAGACTTCTTCAACAGAGTCATTGGAGGAATTCATTGTTGAGTCCGTGTTCTGTCGCATGCAGTGTATCGTGGACTGGTAAACTATAGTGACATACCTGGTATTTGAAGCTGATAGAATATTTCATCCGATTTTCTCTCCTGGAAATAGCGAGGCAACATTACATAAATCTTGGAATCGGAAGTCGCTTTAGATAGTGTACGCCTAACGCATCCATATCGAACATCGTAATGTAAAGGTCTACTCTATATCAATAAAAGGACTTCACTATTAGACAGGATTTCTGATGCAACTTCAGAAACAGATATTGTCGCATAATTGTTTCCATGTAAAGATTGATAAGCATTATTCAACTTACCGATAAAGAGGTGTTTAGGAAAAAATGGTTTAACAGTTAAACAGGAGGATGTTTTTATTTATAGTTATAGTTTATAAATTACGAGATTTAATGGTGTCCCTGTATTATACCGTATAAACAAAACGTAAATAATAACCGTTTTAACATGTCCTGAATGGCCCCGGGGCTGATATGGGGCCACTCGAGCTGAtgtgatatggattttagcatgatattctatttatcatatactttaATATTGTATTCATACCGTATAATGTTTTTGAGGGGGGTCTGTTTCTGATATTGGATTTTGGAGCTGATCTTACATAATGGTACTCTATTCATCACATGCGGATTAATTTTGGcatgtttttaaaagtagatGAAGGATTTACTCTCGCGTGCACATGTGATATACGTCTTTAAATTTAAACAATGACCATCATAGTCGTTTCAAAAATTAATAAACTAGTCAACAAATGTTTAAGAATACATGAAtgtcaaatacatgtaggaCTAAACCAGAACGTGGAAAGTCGCGTAAATGTTTCTAAGATGTCGAAATTCGTTGTAGAGAATTGTGAGAGAATTCTTTGAGACTACTAGAATTTACAGGAGACCTCATTGGGACAATATCAAATACATAACGCGATTCCGAGTTACAGTAGTTAACACGTGTTCTTTTTCAATTGATAGCAtatgatctctctctctctctctctctctctctctctaatctttttatatattgattgGTATCATGGATTATTTAATTCTCCTTAAAGATTCTCAAGTATTTCATTCTAAGAGATGATAAGGTTTATAAATCTCTTAATGTAAATGAATATGCCCAAGACATGGTAAGAGAAAGACATATTTAGATATAATGATGAGCAGATGACCAGGGTTTTAGTAACATCCACAGTCACTTGACGCATGTGACACTGTAGAAAGCATCGCCCTTTCGAATGATTATTGCGTTGAGAAAGTTTACACAATTTTAAATTCTGGTGACAGATTTCTTATCCTACAAGCTGTGTGAGTTTCCTTTGATTAAAGTGTTCCATGTCTATTTACCCTATGACATTCGTACGAGTTTTCCATCGTTGATAACTTTATGTAACGTGAAAAGTCGCATAAGTATTTCCAAGAAAACGTAATTCGATGTCAAAATTCGTTGTAAAGAATTGTGAGAAAATCCTTTGATACATGTGCTACTAAtatcggttgagattcggctctgctgaatatttggactgacgtcagtccaaatattcagccgagccgaatctcaaccgagattaatGTGCTACTAGAATATATAGGAGACCTCATTAATGGTTTAAATCAGAAGAATATTAGATATTTTCGTGTGAACTTGTAAAACACATTGCGTCTCTTGGTAAGGATTAtcataaacaaaataattacaGATGTAATAAAGGGAATTAAACCCGATCCATAGATCACTACGTAACAGCGGAAGGTGGTGATAGGTGAGTATTACGTAAACCGTGCAAAATACAACATTACTAATTcttgaaaaaataatgatttgtCCTTTCCTTGACCCCATTCACACTGACAGTAACCATACGCTTTGTAAGGAGCTCAGTAGCTCAATTATTATCTACGCGTCGAGAATCGCAGATCATTATTTTTCATCGTTTAAAGCCAGTAAGATAACGCAGACTACTTACTGGTTCTCTTTATTACTGGTTCTCTTTATCACTGCTTCTCTTAAATTGCCCATATGCTcttcattttataattttgCCAGCAGAGAAACGAAGAAGAAACTAAATCAAATGCATTTGATTGGTAATGATGATATTTATCTTATACGATAGACATTTGTCGAACAGAAGAGAGCgttttattgtcatttgttttATTAGGCTTTTCAACTGAAATATAGTGAGACAAAAAGAGGAATACAAGTGTGTTGAAAGCAATGTCTTATGTCTTCTAAATATTTGGTGCTCAATCGGCGACCAATTGTCAAACATGGGTATATATAATGATCAAATTAACcaatataattattatacatACAGGAAGCATATATAGGTAATTGGTAGCACTAACGTACACAAGGAAGTTaaattatacatacatatatatcatatatatatatatttaaagaaacgAATATAGCTATTTTTTTAGTTTTCGaatgttttgaatatgaatggatttatgttacatgtatgttatatttacaataacatCATGCAAAATAATAAAACTTGACACAAAACTTGACACTAACTAGTCAACATCACTATTCTGTTTATGATATACGTCTACCAGAAAACGTTTTACTTGCGAACATAGGATATCAAATCCCCTTCACGTTTCCTTTTGATATCTAATTGTTCTTTTATATAACAAAGTCAGACATATTATTGATATGTCATTAACCGGTGCTTTCACTAACCGCTCATCAAATTACAATTTGTTTTCGTCAGTTTTCCATCCTCAAGTAGGATACAAAACCCTGATTTCGATCAGACGATTATGTGCCTCGCGCGTAAGTAAATCTACTTGTTGGACGGTCCTGGTTGAGTGTTGGTGGTGCCTGGTAAGTTCTCCACCTGTGTCGTCTCTCCAGCTTCGTCGTCAATTGGAGCTACCAAAGTTGCTTTCTTTACAGCTGGTCTTTCTGTTTTCTGTCCAGCCTCGTCGTCGTCGTCTGAGGCATCTGCCTCCTTATCCTTTTGTTCCTCCCTTTTGACCAACATTTGCCCGAGACCTGAACAAGGTAAGGTGTTATAGAAAGCCATTCGGAACTGCCTGTTTGTACTCACATAGATGATGGGATCCCAAATGCAGGACGATTTGGCAACCACAGCAGGAATCGTCACCATATACACAGGAATATCTTTGGCGTTGCCAAAAATGGCCCATAGACTTACAATGCTATATGCCGACCATGAACCCAAAAATGAacctgaaaaataaaacatttaaaagaagTAGATGTAaatcttgttttcttttctcattttagattttcttaaaagAAATTTAATACTCAATCATTCACtcacataacatgtatactaTTGTTCTGAACATCTTCTTTTCGATTCTCAGATTTTTTCTGGCAATTCTGCTGCTCATGTCCCAAACACCATTTCTAGCCACGTGACGAatctaaaaacaacaacaacaccaaaTACAATTCTGTTATGTGTTTAGAGATACTGGTTAGATGCACCGATCGACAATATCTAAAAAGTAACTAACTGCAACAAGCGGAACTTTGACATGATAGAAAATGCATCATGAATTAAGTCTGAATCGTGTGTGTGTTGGAGTGCGAAATGGGACGATTGACATtcttaataaaacatgattCCTTTGaagcatttgaaatattttctggGTTTCAACACAGAAGTATGCTTGGGTCTGAAGTGAATAAGTTAATTAACTCCAGCAGTCATCCAAGAAGTCCCCTCTCAAATTatacattttagaaattttaaacCAGCACTATATGCT
This genomic window from Ostrea edulis chromosome 4, xbOstEdul1.1, whole genome shotgun sequence contains:
- the LOC125669099 gene encoding parapinopsin-like; the protein is MNSSNDSVEEVYVAPRYLIPIPQYYVIGTGLLFVVTFGPFMNMTSLVVFAKNKQLQTPTNIFVISLLVGDLGMSGAAFISMTANFNRHYFWGDGVCTFEGFWLYLMGLTNLYTHAGIAYDRYIVIAKPLHSKNITTRVAVAVVLVIWFQGFCWASFPHFGWGKYTYEPARTSCAVEWDSNELNSASYNVAITVWSLFLPIVVIIFSYYKVMMTIRNITRNNVWDMGSRIARKNLRIEKKMFKTMALMFASYTWSWTPYTVVSVWAIIGKASDIPVYIITIPAVVAKSACIWDPIIYLWTNRQFRGAFYNTIPCKSFGKMMIKREEMRNREKEDSQDEDPERRHKTAPRLSLQKTVVVPIDTNEEDGAQQRGAPGGSSQIQVPSLVLSGPSQPGAMA